The Achromobacter deleyi genome has a window encoding:
- a CDS encoding formate dehydrogenase subunit gamma, protein MHQREAKSDLASSGGARGGQLALDAAQASHTPAIAATAHILARLKDQPGPLLPVLHAVQHELGCIPAEAVQTIAEALNLSRAEVHGVITFYPHFRSEPAARHTLEVCRAEACQAMGGEHLAAHARTALGCDFHASTKDGNFSLEPVYCLGLCAQSPAVMIDGQPHARVTPDKLDRLLTRTLETTP, encoded by the coding sequence GTGCATCAGCGCGAGGCAAAGTCCGATCTGGCATCCAGCGGCGGGGCCCGGGGCGGCCAACTGGCCCTGGACGCCGCCCAGGCATCCCACACTCCGGCCATCGCGGCCACCGCCCACATCCTTGCCCGGCTCAAGGACCAGCCTGGCCCGCTCCTTCCGGTGCTGCATGCGGTCCAGCATGAACTGGGCTGTATTCCGGCCGAGGCGGTGCAAACCATCGCCGAGGCCCTGAACCTCTCCCGAGCCGAAGTCCACGGCGTCATCACCTTCTACCCCCACTTCCGCAGCGAGCCGGCCGCGCGCCACACGCTGGAAGTCTGCCGCGCCGAAGCCTGCCAGGCCATGGGCGGCGAACACCTGGCCGCCCACGCGCGCACCGCGCTGGGCTGTGATTTCCACGCCAGCACGAAGGACGGCAATTTCTCGCTGGAGCCGGTGTATTGCCTGGGCCTGTGCGCCCAGTCTCCGGCGGTGATGATCGACGGCCAGCCTCACGCCCGCGTCACCCCCGACAAGCTGGACCGCCTGCTGACCCGCACGCTGGAGACCACCCCATGA
- a CDS encoding substrate-binding domain-containing protein: MTYKFRIGLRPQWTLGGDDDAAPVPLQDMLALLAAIDATGNISGACRACGLSYRHGWGVLRRFESIFGTQLLITNRRQGTQLSPFAQRLLWANRRIEARLMPTLDSMASELQEELERLLPETGPHLRLHASHGFAVESLMQHMGNRKPGLELRYRTAIEALASLERHECDLAGFQVPLGDFEAPIMERYAQWLHADEYMLIHLAVRNTGLFVTAGNPKQIRGMADLARSDVRFVNRQIGSSTRYLVGLMLQRAGVSIGEVQGYETNEFTHMAIAAHIASGMADTGVGVETAACRFGLDFIPLVRERYFFAIRKSALETTAMRDLLSIMRSPDYVGYVGQLVGYDAQDTGRLQSLEEAFP, from the coding sequence ATGACATATAAGTTCCGTATCGGCCTGAGGCCGCAGTGGACATTGGGCGGAGACGACGACGCGGCGCCCGTGCCCTTGCAGGATATGCTTGCGCTGTTGGCGGCCATCGACGCCACGGGCAATATTTCGGGCGCCTGTCGCGCCTGCGGCTTGTCGTACCGGCACGGATGGGGCGTGCTGCGCCGTTTCGAGTCCATCTTCGGCACGCAGCTGCTCATCACCAACCGCCGCCAGGGCACGCAGTTGTCGCCTTTCGCGCAGCGCCTGCTGTGGGCCAACCGCCGCATCGAGGCGCGGCTGATGCCCACGCTGGACAGCATGGCCTCGGAGCTTCAGGAAGAACTGGAACGCCTGCTGCCGGAAACCGGCCCGCATTTGCGGCTGCACGCCAGCCACGGGTTCGCGGTGGAATCGCTGATGCAGCACATGGGCAACCGCAAGCCCGGGCTGGAACTGCGCTACCGCACGGCGATCGAGGCGCTGGCCTCGCTGGAGCGCCACGAGTGCGATCTGGCGGGCTTCCAGGTGCCGCTGGGGGATTTCGAAGCGCCCATCATGGAACGCTACGCGCAGTGGCTGCACGCGGACGAATACATGCTGATCCACCTGGCGGTGCGCAATACCGGCCTGTTCGTCACCGCCGGCAATCCCAAGCAGATCCGGGGCATGGCGGACCTGGCGCGCAGCGACGTGCGCTTCGTCAACCGCCAGATCGGCTCCAGCACCCGCTACCTGGTGGGCCTGATGCTGCAGCGCGCCGGCGTGTCGATCGGCGAAGTCCAGGGCTACGAAACCAATGAGTTCACCCACATGGCCATCGCCGCGCACATCGCCAGCGGCATGGCGGACACCGGCGTGGGCGTGGAGACGGCGGCCTGCCGCTTCGGGCTGGACTTCATTCCGCTGGTGCGGGAGCGTTATTTCTTCGCCATCCGCAAGTCCGCGCTGGAAACCACGGCCATGCGCGACCTGCTGTCCATCATGCGCAGCCCGGACTATGTGGGCTACGTGGGGCAACTGGTCGGCTACGATGCCCAGGACACCGGGCGGCTGCAGTCGCTGGAAGAGGCATTCCCATGA
- the moaA gene encoding GTP 3',8-cyclase MoaA, which produces MSKVIFLADRRTDAPASVAPGELPPPGQPALDRRARPLRDLRISVTDRCNFRCTYCMPREVFDASYTFMPHSALLSFEEISRLAGIFTQLGVEKIRLTGGEPLLRKHIENLVGMLAELRTPQGRPLDLTLTTNGSVLARKAAALKSAGLTRVTVSLDALDAAMFQGMSDSGFTPDDVLRGIDAAAEAGLAPVKVNMVVRRGLNDGQILPMAERFRNSGHILRFIEYMDVGNSNGWNLAEVVPSQEVLDRIGAVYPLEPVVSGEMGRVAESWRYLDGGGEIGVISSVTHAFCGGCTRARLSPEGKLFMCLFAHEGHDLRAPLRDGATDLEMARILSGIWSARNDNYSELRGRNMADPSRKIEMSYIGG; this is translated from the coding sequence ATGAGCAAAGTGATTTTCCTTGCCGATCGCCGTACCGACGCGCCGGCCTCCGTCGCGCCTGGCGAACTGCCGCCGCCGGGGCAGCCCGCGCTGGACCGGCGCGCGCGGCCTTTGCGCGACCTGCGCATTTCGGTCACGGACCGCTGCAATTTCCGCTGCACCTATTGCATGCCGCGCGAAGTTTTCGACGCCAGCTACACCTTCATGCCGCATTCGGCCCTGCTGTCCTTCGAAGAGATCAGCCGGCTGGCCGGCATCTTCACGCAGCTGGGCGTGGAAAAGATCCGCCTGACTGGCGGCGAGCCGCTGCTGCGCAAGCACATAGAAAACCTGGTGGGCATGCTGGCCGAACTGCGCACGCCGCAAGGCCGCCCGCTGGATCTCACCCTGACCACCAATGGCAGCGTGCTGGCGCGCAAGGCCGCCGCGCTGAAAAGCGCCGGGCTCACGCGCGTCACCGTCAGCCTGGACGCGCTGGATGCCGCCATGTTCCAGGGCATGAGCGACAGCGGCTTCACGCCGGACGACGTGCTGCGCGGCATCGACGCCGCCGCCGAAGCGGGCCTGGCGCCCGTGAAGGTCAACATGGTGGTGCGGCGCGGCCTGAACGACGGGCAGATCCTGCCCATGGCGGAACGCTTTCGCAACAGCGGCCACATCCTGCGCTTCATCGAATACATGGACGTCGGCAACAGCAACGGCTGGAACCTCGCCGAAGTGGTGCCCAGCCAGGAAGTGCTGGACCGCATCGGCGCGGTCTACCCGCTGGAGCCCGTGGTCTCGGGCGAGATGGGGCGGGTGGCCGAGAGCTGGCGCTACCTGGACGGCGGCGGCGAGATCGGCGTCATCTCCAGCGTCACGCACGCGTTCTGCGGCGGCTGTACGCGGGCGCGGCTGTCGCCGGAAGGCAAGCTCTTCATGTGCCTGTTCGCGCACGAAGGGCACGACCTGCGCGCGCCGCTGCGCGACGGCGCCACCGATCTCGAAATGGCCCGCATCCTGTCGGGCATCTGGTCGGCGCGCAACGACAACTATTCGGAACTGCGTGGCCGCAACATGGCGGACCCGTCGCGCAAGATCGAGATGAGCTATATCGGTGGCTGA
- the mobA gene encoding molybdenum cofactor guanylyltransferase MobA, with amino-acid sequence MNLQDKGLVALRGEPMVAHVARRLAPQVARLIISANRHADRYAQYGEVVPDGEPQLGAWQGPLLGIAAALAAASTEEWLVVAPCDTPFLPADMAARLIGAARAAQAPMAYAAAGGQRHSACMALRTSLLPGLLAYLQGGDRKVGLWQARAGAVEARFDDAPPHAFMNVNTPEELALAERYASQ; translated from the coding sequence ATGAACCTGCAGGACAAGGGACTGGTCGCGCTTCGCGGCGAACCGATGGTGGCGCACGTCGCGCGGCGCCTTGCGCCGCAGGTGGCGCGGCTGATCATCAGCGCCAATCGCCACGCGGACCGCTATGCGCAATATGGCGAGGTCGTGCCGGATGGCGAGCCGCAGCTGGGCGCCTGGCAAGGGCCGCTGCTGGGCATCGCGGCCGCGCTGGCCGCCGCGTCCACGGAAGAATGGCTGGTGGTTGCGCCCTGCGACACGCCATTCCTGCCTGCGGACATGGCCGCGCGCCTGATCGGCGCGGCGCGGGCGGCGCAGGCGCCAATGGCCTATGCGGCGGCGGGCGGACAGCGGCATTCCGCCTGCATGGCGCTGCGCACGTCGCTGCTGCCCGGCTTGCTGGCGTACCTGCAAGGCGGTGACCGCAAGGTGGGGTTGTGGCAGGCCAGGGCCGGCGCCGTCGAAGCCCGCTTCGACGACGCGCCGCCTCATGCCTTCATGAACGTCAATACGCCCGAGGAGCTGGCGCTGGCCGAGCGCTACGCCAGCCAGTGA
- a CDS encoding molybdopterin molybdotransferase MoeA, whose amino-acid sequence MLDFDQAQTLLANAASPLQRTEQASLSEVAGRVLAGSLEATVDIPPADNSAMDGYALRLADWSADARLPIQQRCYAGDVPEPLKPGHAIRLFTGSVIPAGADVVVMQEDTVEADNQVQISREPRPGQHIRRRGEDTMAGAPLLPAGTLLQAAHVALLASQGLATVPVYGQLRVGILTTGDELVLPGQPRATEQIYNSNGPMLAAMVRGMGALPVHVLHARDTEADLLAAFKTLLADCDLVLSVGGVSVGERDLVKPALAALGGELSLWKVRMKPGKPVALAQIDGKPVVSLPGNPVSAYAVYAMLVTPLIRRMQGREEIFPPVSQLPLRTEHPRQDGREEFLRVQRRVSDDGSGELVPYGHQGSGVISSLPWCTGLARLPADVLVQDKDRVAYYDLRHWLA is encoded by the coding sequence ATGCTGGATTTCGATCAAGCCCAGACCTTGCTGGCCAATGCCGCCAGTCCGCTGCAACGCACGGAACAAGCCAGCCTGTCGGAAGTCGCCGGCCGCGTCCTGGCCGGCAGCCTCGAAGCCACGGTCGACATTCCCCCGGCCGACAACAGCGCCATGGACGGCTACGCCTTGCGCCTGGCCGACTGGAGCGCCGATGCCCGCCTGCCGATCCAGCAGCGCTGCTACGCCGGCGACGTGCCGGAGCCGCTCAAGCCCGGTCACGCCATCCGGCTGTTCACGGGCAGCGTGATTCCCGCCGGCGCGGACGTGGTGGTCATGCAGGAAGACACCGTCGAAGCCGACAACCAGGTCCAGATATCCCGCGAACCCAGGCCCGGCCAGCACATCCGCCGCCGCGGCGAGGACACGATGGCCGGCGCCCCGCTGCTGCCGGCCGGCACCTTGCTGCAAGCCGCGCACGTGGCCCTGCTCGCCTCGCAGGGGCTGGCCACCGTGCCGGTATACGGCCAGTTGCGCGTCGGCATCCTGACCACCGGCGACGAACTCGTCCTGCCGGGCCAGCCGCGCGCGACCGAACAGATCTACAACTCCAACGGGCCGATGCTGGCCGCGATGGTGCGCGGGATGGGCGCCCTGCCCGTCCACGTGCTGCACGCCCGCGATACCGAGGCCGACCTGCTGGCCGCCTTCAAGACGCTGCTGGCCGATTGCGATCTGGTGCTGAGCGTGGGCGGCGTCTCGGTGGGCGAGCGCGACCTGGTCAAGCCGGCGCTGGCCGCCCTGGGCGGCGAACTGTCGCTGTGGAAAGTGCGCATGAAACCGGGCAAGCCGGTGGCGCTGGCGCAGATCGACGGCAAACCCGTGGTCAGCCTGCCCGGCAATCCGGTGTCGGCCTATGCGGTTTACGCCATGCTGGTGACCCCGCTGATACGCCGCATGCAGGGCCGCGAAGAGATCTTCCCGCCGGTCAGCCAGCTGCCGCTGCGCACCGAGCATCCGCGCCAGGACGGCCGCGAGGAGTTCCTGCGCGTCCAGCGCCGCGTGTCCGATGACGGCAGCGGCGAACTGGTGCCCTACGGCCATCAGGGCTCGGGCGTGATCAGTTCATTGCCCTGGTGCACCGGCCTGGCCCGCCTTCCGGCGGACGTGCTGGTCCAGGACAAGGACCGGGTCGCCTACTACGACCTGCGTCACTGGCTGGCGTAG
- the moaB gene encoding molybdenum cofactor biosynthesis protein B codes for MSEANQVSLACAVLTVSDTRSAGDDTSGNLLAHSLAHAGHQCVRRDIVRDDIYQIRRVISNWIADPEVQIILTTGGTGFSHRDHTPEAIMPLLDREIPGFGELFRQISYTEIGSSTVQSRAFAGSANQTLIFCLPGSNNACETAWAQILREQLDSSHGPCNFAAQFKKREEEN; via the coding sequence ATGAGCGAAGCAAACCAGGTCTCGCTGGCCTGCGCCGTGCTGACGGTCAGCGACACCCGCAGCGCCGGCGACGACACCTCCGGCAACCTGCTGGCGCACAGCCTGGCGCATGCGGGCCACCAATGCGTACGCCGCGACATCGTCCGCGACGACATCTATCAGATCCGCCGCGTCATCAGCAACTGGATCGCCGACCCCGAAGTGCAGATCATCCTGACGACGGGCGGCACCGGCTTCTCGCATCGCGACCACACGCCGGAAGCCATCATGCCGCTGCTGGACCGCGAGATCCCGGGCTTTGGCGAGCTCTTCCGCCAGATCTCCTACACCGAGATCGGCAGCTCCACCGTCCAGTCGCGCGCATTCGCCGGCTCGGCCAACCAGACCCTGATCTTCTGCCTGCCCGGTTCCAACAACGCCTGCGAAACCGCCTGGGCGCAAATCCTCCGTGAACAGCTCGACAGCAGCCACGGCCCGTGCAATTTCGCCGCACAGTTCAAGAAACGCGAAGAAGAAAACTGA
- a CDS encoding molybdenum cofactor biosynthesis protein MoaE, which yields MISVQEADFDGAALTAALRERAGPGVGGIVTFVGYVRDYAPDSPTETLYLEHYPGMCERELEEIAATARARWNLDGTVIVHRVGALSRNAQIVFVAAASAHRGDAFRGCEYIIDALKTRAPFWKRETLAGGSSFWVEQRQSDQDRTESWDEDTANKKENP from the coding sequence ATGATCAGCGTCCAGGAAGCCGACTTCGACGGCGCCGCGCTCACGGCCGCGCTGCGGGAACGCGCCGGTCCGGGCGTGGGCGGCATCGTCACCTTCGTGGGCTATGTGCGCGACTACGCGCCCGACTCGCCCACCGAAACGCTTTATCTCGAACACTACCCGGGCATGTGCGAACGCGAGCTTGAAGAAATCGCCGCCACCGCCCGCGCGCGCTGGAACCTGGACGGCACGGTCATCGTGCACCGGGTGGGCGCGCTCTCGCGCAATGCGCAGATCGTCTTCGTGGCGGCGGCCAGCGCCCATCGCGGCGACGCCTTCCGCGGCTGCGAATACATCATCGACGCGCTCAAGACCCGCGCGCCCTTCTGGAAGCGCGAGACCCTTGCGGGCGGCAGCAGCTTCTGGGTGGAACAGCGCCAATCCGACCAGGACCGCACCGAGTCCTGGGATGAAGACACCGCCAACAAGAAGGAGAACCCATGA